A genomic region of Echeneis naucrates chromosome 24, fEcheNa1.1, whole genome shotgun sequence contains the following coding sequences:
- the LOC115037654 gene encoding alpha-1,6-mannosyl-glycoprotein 2-beta-N-acetylglucosaminyltransferase-like, producing the protein MRFRLVKKNLLVLLGVCIVVCTLLASTRVLIVSDSGERNAAQVHGRPGEAVKFNFASPSELAQSVYAANFKQWVHNADRFPGDPQLVLVVQVHNRPDYLRLLIQSLEKAAEVHSFLLIFSHDYFSEEINSIVQGITFCKVLQIYFPFSIQLYPSEFPGQDPRDCPRDISKDNALKTGCLNAEHPDSYGHYREAHITQTKHHWWWKLHFVWERVHVMQGYSGFAIFLEEDNYILPDFFHFYKSMIEFRKSRCPDCDTLALGNHNGLNDFVRLSNKVLTTGWMSTKHNIGMAISREVYYKLMGCSNEYCTYDDYNWDWTLQHLSGTCIPKPLKVLVAQGSRVLHTGDCGLHQKGDCRPEWALQKVEEGLQMVKASLFHQSLALSGAEAVEHKAHIKNGGWGDIRDHSLCNNYAKRL; encoded by the coding sequence ATGAGGTTTCGGCTGGTCAAAAAGAATCTGCTGGTCCTCCTGGGGGTTTGCATAGTGGTCTGCACTCTCCTGGCTTCTACGCGGGTGTTGATTGTTTCCGACAGCGGCGAGCGGAACGCGGCTCAGGTACACGGGCGTCCCGGCGAGGCGGTGAAGTTTAACTTTGCTTCGCCGTCAGAGCTGGCTCAGTCCGTTTACGCTGCCAACTTCAAGCAGTGGGTTCACAATGCGGACAGGTTTCCAGGGGACCCTCAGCTGGTGCTGGTTGTGCAGGTCCACAACAGGCCAGATTACCTCAGACTGCTCATCCAGTCACTGGAGAAAGCTGCGGAGGTCCACAGCTTCCTCCTGATCTTCAGCCATGACTATTTTTCAGAGGAAATCAATTCAATTGTACAAGGGATAACTTTCTGCAAGGTACTGCAAATTTATTTCCCCTTCAGCATTCAGCTGTATCCCAGCGAATTTCCTGGGCAGGATCCACGAGACTGCCCCCGGGACATATCCAAGGACAACGCTCTCAAAACAGGATGCCTGAACGCAGAACACCCTGACTCCTATGGACACTACAGGGAGGCTCACATCACTCAGACCAAACACCACTGGTGGTGGAAGTTGCACTTTGTGTGGGAGCGAGTGCACGTCATGCAGGGCTACAGTGGCTTTGCAATTTTCCTTGAGGAGGACAACTACATCTTACCagactttttccatttttataaGTCAATGATAGAGTTCAGGAAGAGCAGGTGCCCGGACTGTGACACGTTGGCATTAGGTAACCACAATGGGCTAAATGATTTTGTGAGACTGTCCAACAAAGTGTTGACCACTGGGTGGATGTCCACTAAACACAATATAGGTATGGCCATATCCAGGGAGGTGTACTATAAACTGATGGGTTGCAGTAATGAATACTGCACATATGATGACTATAACTGGGACTGGACTTTGCAGCACCTGTCTGGAACCTGCATACCAAAGCCCCTCAAAGTGCTAGTAGCACAGGGCTCCAGGGTTCTTCACACAGGAGACTGTGGTCTTCACCAGAAGGGGGACTGCAGGCCAGAATGGGCCTTGCAGAAGGTCGAGGAGGGGCTTCAAATGGTCAAGGCTAGCCTCTTCCATCAGTCTCTAGCCCTTAGTGGTGCAGAGGCAGTTGAGCACAAAGCACACATTAAGAACGGAGGATGGGGAGACATTCGAGACCATAGTCTATGCAATAACTACGCCAAACGTCTATGA